The nucleotide sequence ACTATAACCATTAAAACAGAATCCATGATGAGCCAGCTCACAGCTAAGCCAAGTAAAAGCTCAGTAATTCTTATCGGAGCAGCTATGTTGGTTTCAAAAGTTCCTCTTTGGAGTTCTCTTCTAATTCCCCAGACATAAGCCTCCATCGGAGAAACAGACAGCCACCACAAAACATATCCTATTAGTGCATAAGTTGGATAGTCTCCAATTCCAGTTGAAGATGCTAAAAGCTGAGAATATCTTCCCCCAAGAACTGCCTGCCCAAAGAAAACAAACTGGATGAGAAAGATAATACCAACTAAAACTGCACTGAAAACCCTTAATGGATAGCGGAAGAACATTCTAAGCTCCTTCTCAATTATAGCAATAAGAGGCATCTTCAATCCCTCAACGCCCTACCTGTAAGTTTTATGAAAACATCCTCAAGAGTTGGCTCTTTTTGTTCAACGCTTAAGATCCTAGCGCCGTTCTTTACTAAAAGCTCAACAACTTTTGGCAAATCTTCTTCGGTAATCTGGCCTCTAAGTGTTGTTATTCCTCTCTCGGCATCTTCCTTTATGACGGCAAGCTTCCAAGGAAAGTTTTCCAGCTTTTGAACTGAAAAGTCTCTAACCTTTATTTCAACAACATCCTCTCCTTTTACAAGCCTTTTCAAGCCTTCTGGAGTGTCAAGGGCAATTATTTTCCCATGATCAATTATCGCAATTCTATCACAGAGCTCTTCAGCCTCAACCATATAATGGGTTGTCAAAAGAACAGTCTTTTTCTGCTCATCAACAAGCTTTCTTATGAATTCCCGCACAAAGATTGCACTTTGGACATCAAGTCCCAAAGTAGGTTCATCAAGAAAGAGAACTTCGGGGTCATTTATTAGAGCTTTTGCTATAGCTAGCCTTTGTTTCATTCCTCGAGAGTAGTTCATTACCAAATCATCTTTCCTCTCCCACAGTCCAACGAGCTTCAAAAGACTTTCAATTCTCTCTTTTTCCTCACTCTTGGGAACATAATAAATCCTCGCAAAATACTTCAAGTTTTCATATGCTGATAAGCGCCAGTAGAGAGTTCTCTCCCCTTCAGCAACCAAGTTAATTCTTTTCCTGATCTCTCTTGCATCTTTTCTAATATCATATCCGAGAATTTTTGCTGTTCCTCCGCTTGGCTCAAGGAGGGTTGTGAGCATTTTAATCGTGGTGGTTTTTCCAGCGCCGTTAGGTCCTAAAAGTCCGAAAAGCTCTCCCTTCTTGACCTTGAAGCTTATTCCTTTAACAGCCTCAATCCACTCAACTTTCCTGAAAGGCAAGGGGATTTTCTTGGGATAACTTTTTCTGAGTTCACTGACGTCAATTGCATACATTTTACTCACCTTAATTTTATAGCTCTGCTCAATTGATATAAACTTAGTGCTCACAACTTTTAAAAAGAGATTCACAAAGAAATACTTAAAAATCAAAAAACTAAAAAGATTTAGAATGACCAAAAATTTTTAAACTCTCAGCATTTCGGAGGTGGCTTCATTGGAAATCATAGTTGAGAAGTTTAAACCGAAAATAACGAGACCGTTCAAGAGAAAGAATGAGTACTGGGTCAAGCTCATTGATGAAAGTGGCGAGTATATTATGAAGTTTAAAAGCCCATTGGAAGCTGAGGATGCGATTTATGGTCTGCTAGATTTACAAGTTTATGGTGGCAAAGTGAAGCTCAGGCTTAGAGAAGGCAACGTTATTGAAGACATTGAGATTCTAGAGCTTTATAAGCCTTCAGCAAAAGAACTTGTTGATGAATATTTTACTGACTAATCTTCTCAATTTTCAATGTCCACTAATGTGCACTACTAAGCCAATTTTAACAAAAACATATATATATCACGGCAAACATAATACATTATTGAGAGACTTCCTCCCTGGATCACAGGAACTAAATTTTGCTAAAATAAGCTGCTAAGGAGGTTTTTTCATGCCAAGACGGAAAAACAAGGAGCTCATAGAACTTGCAATGGACATTGGAGGGGAAGAAGCCGTTGAGATAATTAAGGCTCTTGAGAAAAAAGGTGAAGCCACAGATGAAGAACTCGCTGAAATGACAGGCATAAGGGTAAATACAGTTCGCAAAATCCTCTATGCCCTTTATGATCATCAGCTTGCAGAGTTTAGGAGGACAAGGGACAAAGAGACCGGTTGGTACTACTATTATTGGCATCTAGAAACTAAGAGACTACCTGAAATAATAAGGACAAGAAAAATGCAAGAGCTCAAAAAACTCAAGCAGATGCTTGAAGAGGAAACAAGCGAGATTTATTATCACTGCGGTACCCCTGGGCATCCAAAGCTGACTTTTGATGAGGCTCTAGAATATGAATTTCAATGTCCAATATGTGGCAAAATGCTCCAACAGTACGACAATACCAAAATTGTAGAAGAACTTAAAAAGCGAATTGCACAGCTTGAGAAGGAGTTAGGAATTAAGAAATAGTTTTTGTGTTTATTGACTTATGAACTTCGGGGATGGTAAAATGCAAGAATTAGTGATTTTGGAGAAGATTTATGGAGATAGAAGTGGCTTTGAAAAGCTTAATCGAAAATTAAAATCATTAATTGGAGATTTAGAAGTTGAATGGAAAATAGGAATCACCCAGAAGCAATGGGTCAAGATTAGGCTTGAAGGAGAAGACGAGGAAATCTCTGCCAACCTAATAAGGGAGGAATTTGGAGAAGTTCCTTACAAGCTTAGCAGCGTAAAAGAAGGACAAATTTACAAGGGACGGTTTATTGACTTAGGAAAAGTTGGATATGGAGTTTATGTGGACATAGGAATCTTTTCTCCAACCCCTAAAGATGTCCTAGTCCCGCTCTACTACTTAAAGAAAGAATTTGGAGAAAAACCCGTGAGGCAGATGATTAGGGAGTTTGGATGGGTTGACTATCTACCTGTTGAAGTTAAAATTGAGAGAGTGGAATTTGGTGCAAGGGAAGTTGAAGCACACTTTACAGAAAAACAACTGAAGAGAATTAAATCATGGATAAGCGACGGATATGACAAGCTTTTCATTGTGGGAACAATAAGTGAAAAAGTTGAAGAAGCGCTGATAAAAACCGGACATTCAAGAGACATCAAAAGGCTAGAAGA is from Thermococcus paralvinellae and encodes:
- a CDS encoding DUF2110 family protein, giving the protein MQELVILEKIYGDRSGFEKLNRKLKSLIGDLEVEWKIGITQKQWVKIRLEGEDEEISANLIREEFGEVPYKLSSVKEGQIYKGRFIDLGKVGYGVYVDIGIFSPTPKDVLVPLYYLKKEFGEKPVRQMIREFGWVDYLPVEVKIERVEFGAREVEAHFTEKQLKRIKSWISDGYDKLFIVGTISEKVEEALIKTGHSRDIKRLEELGLMETLLVLKKGTQAPGIIKEIGPYIRSAVIGAIKFE
- the tfe gene encoding transcription factor E, producing the protein MPRRKNKELIELAMDIGGEEAVEIIKALEKKGEATDEELAEMTGIRVNTVRKILYALYDHQLAEFRRTRDKETGWYYYYWHLETKRLPEIIRTRKMQELKKLKQMLEEETSEIYYHCGTPGHPKLTFDEALEYEFQCPICGKMLQQYDNTKIVEELKKRIAQLEKELGIKK
- a CDS encoding daunorubicin resistance protein DrrA family ABC transporter ATP-binding protein yields the protein MYAIDVSELRKSYPKKIPLPFRKVEWIEAVKGISFKVKKGELFGLLGPNGAGKTTTIKMLTTLLEPSGGTAKILGYDIRKDAREIRKRINLVAEGERTLYWRLSAYENLKYFARIYYVPKSEEKERIESLLKLVGLWERKDDLVMNYSRGMKQRLAIAKALINDPEVLFLDEPTLGLDVQSAIFVREFIRKLVDEQKKTVLLTTHYMVEAEELCDRIAIIDHGKIIALDTPEGLKRLVKGEDVVEIKVRDFSVQKLENFPWKLAVIKEDAERGITTLRGQITEEDLPKVVELLVKNGARILSVEQKEPTLEDVFIKLTGRALRD